AGGTGGACCGTACCGACCGTGGGCGAACCGTGCTCGGCGGCGGCCAGCCGCGCGGCCGCCACGGTCCGGTCGGCGGCGGCGGACAGCCGCACACGGTCGCCGTCGGGAACAGCGGCGGACGGGGTCACCGAAGCCGAAGAGACCAGGGAAACCTGCCGTACGCCGTGCCGGCGCAGCAGAGCCGCAGCAGCGTTGGCCTCCGACAGACTCCCGGGAAGCGAGCGCCCGGCAACGGACAGCGCACGGTCCAGGGCCAGTATCCCCAGCAGGAGATCCACCGGCTCCGCCGCCGCCCGCCCGCACCGCACTGCTTGCCGCACGGCCTCGACGTTCACCGCGAACAGAACCGGTGAGCCGTTCACGGCGGCCCCGGAGGTCCACGAAGTCAGTGCGCGGGTCATGCGGTTACCGCTTTTGCCCAGCGTTCCGGCCCGGCGAAGAAGGGTGACGCCGCGGGACTCCGGTCCCTCGGTCTCCTCCGGGGCGCTCGCGTCCAGTCCGTGGAGCGCGGTTGCCGCGGCGGCCGGATCCAGCCTCTGCAGCAGCAGGGCTTCCCGTGCCCTGCTGTCCGGCAGGTCCAGCAGGGCACGGGCCACATGCCGGCAGCGCACCTCTGTCGTCCCCTCTGTGCGGGCCGACCTGAGCGCGAGCAGCAGGCACGCGCGCATCGCCCCGGTCATCCCCGGCAGCACCGGGCCGCTCTCCGAAGCCGATCCGCGCGAACCGAGGCCGAAACGCCACCGTGCCTCGCGCCAGGCCGCATCGACCTCCACCCCATCGGCTTCCGCGCCGGCCGCGAGCGGCGCACGGTGCACCTCGTCGTCGCTCGCCCAACCGCGGCCCGCGCGGCCGGAGATCACGCCGCTGAGCGCACCGGCCTTCCGCATCCCCGGGGCGATCGCCGCACCGGCGTCCGTGTCCCCCACCACGAGCGCGCCCAGCAGGGTGTCCGTCCCCACGGCCGGCAACTCGCTCCTGACCGCACGGCGCAGCGTCTGCACGAGCAGGTCCATGACGTCCGGCTCGAACTCCGTGGTCGCTCCGACCACGGCCGCAGCGTCAACGTGTGCTCCGGTCGTCCCTCGCTGATCCATCGAACATTCCCCTCGAAGCGCGGTGGCCTGGTTCGAACGACGCTAGACGCGCCCCCCGCGACACCGCGTCGGCCGACCGGCCACACTCCCGGTCCGATCGGCACACCGGCTACGGAACATCAGCGACCCGGCGCACCCCGTCGTACGACG
This window of the Streptomyces sp. NBC_01275 genome carries:
- a CDS encoding Clp protease N-terminal domain-containing protein; amino-acid sequence: MVGATTEFEPDVMDLLVQTLRRAVRSELPAVGTDTLLGALVVGDTDAGAAIAPGMRKAGALSGVISGRAGRGWASDDEVHRAPLAAGAEADGVEVDAAWREARWRFGLGSRGSASESGPVLPGMTGAMRACLLLALRSARTEGTTEVRCRHVARALLDLPDSRAREALLLQRLDPAAAATALHGLDASAPEETEGPESRGVTLLRRAGTLGKSGNRMTRALTSWTSGAAVNGSPVLFAVNVEAVRQAVRCGRAAAEPVDLLLGILALDRALSVAGRSLPGSLSEANAAAALLRRHGVRQVSLVSSASVTPSAAVPDGDRVRLSAAADRTVAAARLAAAEHGSPTVGTVHLLSALLGATATATATATDADAGAGGVVVRLLAADHVDVAALRAELSLRLGA